In a single window of the Rhodothermales bacterium genome:
- a CDS encoding Gfo/Idh/MocA family oxidoreductase, translating to MKRSKRTLRRHRSSRRDFIKKSAVATAAVVAGCAPGVTETITQPGVAPGAAAGVMGANDRLHVGFIGVGGQGFNSHVGTVKKHGADQNVIGAAVCDVWSKRAERARVELELPEKDAYIDYRRVLDRDDIDAVFIGTVDHWHTKIAIDAMEAGKHVYCEKPMTRYLDEAFRIHDTVKRTGKVFQIGSQYCSEGKWHTAADVIRDGRIGAPVLGQNSYCRNAPDGEWNYEIDPELTPDVMDWKSWLGPVSDRPFSADHYHRWRKYYPYCCGILGDLLAHRIHPLLIATGNAEFPSRVVCLGTRKVTTDRDVTDNTQLLAEFPSGLSILVTGSTVNEQGLDQVIRGHEATLYFGGNAVELRPERPFADLVDPESYDNIEPGVSIPAHVANWYDGIRNGIVTNGNIDVAVKAQTIISLAEMSERLGEMMHFDAETRTVTGGGGKVIDPITYGTLELS from the coding sequence ATGAAAAGAAGTAAACGGACGCTTCGTCGTCATCGTTCATCGCGTCGCGATTTCATCAAGAAGAGTGCGGTTGCCACGGCGGCCGTCGTTGCCGGATGTGCCCCCGGCGTCACGGAGACTATCACTCAGCCCGGCGTGGCACCGGGCGCTGCGGCCGGTGTGATGGGTGCGAACGACCGACTGCACGTCGGATTCATCGGTGTCGGTGGACAGGGCTTCAATTCGCATGTCGGCACCGTCAAGAAACATGGTGCGGATCAGAACGTGATCGGGGCCGCCGTGTGCGATGTGTGGTCAAAGAGAGCCGAGCGCGCACGTGTGGAGCTGGAACTGCCGGAGAAGGACGCATACATCGATTATCGGCGTGTGCTCGATCGCGACGACATCGACGCGGTCTTTATCGGTACAGTTGATCACTGGCATACGAAGATTGCCATCGATGCGATGGAGGCCGGAAAGCACGTCTACTGCGAGAAGCCCATGACGCGCTATTTGGACGAAGCATTTCGGATTCACGACACCGTGAAGCGAACGGGAAAAGTATTCCAGATCGGCTCACAGTATTGCTCCGAGGGCAAGTGGCACACGGCTGCCGATGTCATCAGGGATGGCAGAATCGGTGCACCCGTTCTGGGCCAGAATTCGTACTGTCGGAACGCGCCCGATGGCGAGTGGAATTATGAAATCGACCCGGAACTCACGCCTGACGTGATGGACTGGAAGTCATGGCTGGGACCGGTCTCCGATCGGCCGTTCAGCGCGGACCACTACCATCGCTGGCGCAAGTACTATCCGTACTGTTGCGGGATTCTGGGAGATCTACTGGCACACCGCATACATCCGCTGCTCATTGCGACCGGTAATGCTGAGTTTCCGTCGCGCGTCGTCTGTCTTGGAACGCGGAAAGTGACTACCGACAGAGACGTTACCGACAACACGCAGCTTCTGGCGGAATTTCCGAGCGGACTTTCCATACTGGTTACCGGTAGTACCGTCAATGAGCAGGGGCTTGACCAGGTCATTCGTGGACACGAAGCCACGCTTTACTTCGGAGGTAACGCGGTGGAGCTGCGACCGGAACGTCCGTTTGCAGATCTCGTCGATCCTGAAAGCTATGACAACATCGAGCCGGGCGTGAGCATACCCGCGCACGTTGCCAACTGGTATGACGGGATCCGGAATGGAATCGTGACCAACGGCAACATCGACGTTGCCGTAAAGGCGCAGACAATCATCTCGCTGGCAGAAATGTCGGAGCGGCTCGGTGAGATGATGCACTTCGACGCCGAAACACGCACAGTGACGGGTGGCGGCGGCAAAGTCATCGACCCGATTACGTACGGTACGCTCGAACTCTCGTAG
- a CDS encoding FAD:protein FMN transferase — protein sequence MASRFELIVRGDRDPAWLRAAGEEALAEVTRLDAQLSFYSPASDISRINRTAHAGEVPVEPRLFSLLMLARDVHETTMGAFDITVGPLMRCWGFTGSEGGVPTQTDLQDVMKCVGMHLVRLDEDARTIRFEVEGIEIDLGGIGKGYAIDEAISILQEAGVRDAFLHGGTSSMKATGRSPEGPHWNVAISAANDGTGDDEVLAVVPLSDRSMSVSDVRGKWFEADDATFGHVLDPRSGRPVSAASLSAVECRSASLADALSTALLVAGAEERETILRGYPEARILVASGGRQSSPIIEHCDFAI from the coding sequence ATGGCTTCCCGTTTCGAACTGATTGTTCGTGGGGACCGCGATCCGGCGTGGCTGCGGGCGGCAGGCGAGGAAGCGCTGGCGGAAGTGACCCGGCTCGACGCACAGCTGAGTTTCTACTCACCGGCGAGCGATATTTCGCGAATCAATCGCACGGCCCATGCCGGCGAGGTGCCCGTCGAACCTCGACTGTTCAGTCTTCTGATGTTGGCCCGGGACGTCCACGAGACGACCATGGGAGCCTTCGACATTACAGTCGGTCCGCTGATGCGGTGTTGGGGATTCACGGGGAGTGAGGGCGGCGTGCCGACTCAGACCGATCTGCAGGATGTGATGAAGTGCGTGGGCATGCATCTTGTGCGGCTGGACGAGGACGCACGGACCATCCGGTTCGAAGTAGAAGGAATTGAGATCGACCTGGGCGGTATCGGAAAGGGATACGCGATCGATGAGGCCATTTCGATCTTGCAGGAAGCCGGCGTGCGTGACGCGTTTCTGCACGGCGGCACGAGCAGTATGAAGGCTACAGGTCGATCACCGGAGGGACCGCACTGGAACGTTGCCATCTCCGCCGCGAATGATGGCACGGGCGACGATGAAGTACTGGCCGTCGTTCCGCTCAGTGATCGATCGATGTCGGTGTCGGACGTTCGTGGAAAATGGTTTGAGGCGGACGACGCGACCTTCGGACATGTGCTGGACCCTAGATCGGGACGACCCGTTTCGGCTGCCTCGCTGTCGGCCGTGGAGTGCCGGTCGGCCAGTCTCGCCGACGCATTATCGACCGCTCTGCTGGTCGCGGGGGCGGAGGAGAGGGAGACGATTCTTCGTGGCTACCCTGAAGCCCGCATTCTCGTTGCATCGGGCGGACGACAGTCTTCTCCCATCATTGAACACTGCGACTTCGCGATCTAG